The following proteins come from a genomic window of Chloroflexi bacterium ADurb.Bin180:
- the spoVS gene encoding Stage V sporulation protein S yields MDILKVSAKSRSTSVAGAIAGVIRECGHTEVQAIGAGAVNQAVKAIAIARGYLAEDGIEIVCIPSFTEVVIGDQERTAIKLLVQKK; encoded by the coding sequence ATGGACATCCTCAAGGTATCGGCGAAATCCAGGTCGACGTCCGTTGCCGGGGCCATCGCCGGCGTGATACGCGAGTGCGGGCACACCGAAGTGCAAGCCATTGGTGCGGGAGCTGTGAACCAGGCGGTCAAAGCGATTGCGATCGCGCGCGGCTACCTTGCGGAGGATGGGATCGAGATTGTCTGCATCCCGTCGTTCACCGAGGTGGTCATTGGCGATCAGGAACGGACGGCCATCAAGTTGCTGGTGCAAAAGAAATGA